From the Peromyscus leucopus breed LL Stock chromosome 8b, UCI_PerLeu_2.1, whole genome shotgun sequence genome, one window contains:
- the LOC114686457 gene encoding protein RoBo-1-like isoform X2 gives MVCHHGDFTEALLWEQEVGTELGGSWPVGCHTLLSLSLPQWLRVAVHSNRASSLLTGLLGRIQATGHSPAEVNQGLISGSAVSAGLLASHLLCGILPYCQLLQLVRNPPSRIRRFNNLSSVRGSHHAWSSVLKSLLAVCICTHLSVSSVESYACDNRKCYNGRCESYQKCQSTKGCFFHVQELKESNNPFGSLKIKEISCSEDECTELAFSTTLGGQRTFSYDHQCCYTEQCNTMSKRDDSFPSSQPQPNGVECPACYSEDGKCEPVPLKCTGLETKCVVVFGTDCW, from the exons ATGGTTTGTCATCATGGAGATTTCACTGAGGCCTTGCTCTGGGAGCAGGAAGTTGGCACAGAATTGGGTGGTTCCTGGCCAGTGGGGTGCCACACTTTGCTCTCACTGTCACTACCACAGTGGCTTCGGGTTGCTGTTCATAGCAACAGAGCGAGCTCACTTCTGACTGGCCTGCTGGGTAGAATCCAGGCCACTGGCCACAGCCCAGCTGAGGTTAATCAAGGTCTCATCTCAGGCTCTGCAGTCTCTGCTGGTCTCTTGGCCTCACATCTTCTTTGTGGGATCCTTCCTTATTGCCAGCTCCTTCAGCTGGTCAGGAATCCACCGTCCAGGATTAGAAGGTTTAACAATCTGAGCAG TGTTCGTgggagtcaccatgcctggtcctCAGTTCTGAAGAGTCTCCTTGCCGTCTGCATCTGCACTCACTTGTCTGTCAGCTCTGTGG aGAGTTATGCTTGTGATAACAGAAAATGCTATAATGGGAGATGCGAATCTTATCAAAAATGTCAATCCACTAAAGGCTGCTTCTTCCATGTGCAGGAATTAAAAGAATCAA ATAATCCATTCGGAAGCCTAAAGATTAAGGAGATTAGCTGTTCTGAAGATGAGTGTACTGAACTAGCATTCTCAACAACACTGGGGGGCCAGCGGACGTTTAGCTACGACCACCAATGCTGCTACACTGAGCAGTGCAACACAATGTCCAAACGTGATG ATTCTTTTCCATCTTCCCAACCCCAACCCAATGGTGTGGAATGTCCTGCCTGTTACAGTGAGGACGGGAAGTGTGAGCCGGTTCCCCTGAAGTGCACAGGGTTAGAGACGAAGTGCGTTGTGGTTTTTGGTACAG ACTGTTGGTAG
- the LOC114686457 gene encoding protein RoBo-1-like isoform X3: MDKNMNSVRGSHHAWSSVLKSLLAVCICTHLSVSSVESYACDNRKCYNGRCESYQKCQSTKGCFFHVQELKESNNPFGSLKIKEISCSEDECTELAFSTTLGGQRTFSYDHQCCYTEQCNTMSKRDDSFPSSQPQPNGVECPACYSEDGKCEPVPLKCTGLETKCVVVFGTALIKGPVCSIIRGMGCATETACGLQNLTILENAHIETFCSSESPPLRSFSSALTCLFLIKALL; the protein is encoded by the exons atggATAAAAACATGAACAG TGTTCGTgggagtcaccatgcctggtcctCAGTTCTGAAGAGTCTCCTTGCCGTCTGCATCTGCACTCACTTGTCTGTCAGCTCTGTGG aGAGTTATGCTTGTGATAACAGAAAATGCTATAATGGGAGATGCGAATCTTATCAAAAATGTCAATCCACTAAAGGCTGCTTCTTCCATGTGCAGGAATTAAAAGAATCAA ATAATCCATTCGGAAGCCTAAAGATTAAGGAGATTAGCTGTTCTGAAGATGAGTGTACTGAACTAGCATTCTCAACAACACTGGGGGGCCAGCGGACGTTTAGCTACGACCACCAATGCTGCTACACTGAGCAGTGCAACACAATGTCCAAACGTGATG ATTCTTTTCCATCTTCCCAACCCCAACCCAATGGTGTGGAATGTCCTGCCTGTTACAGTGAGGACGGGAAGTGTGAGCCGGTTCCCCTGAAGTGCACAGGGTTAGAGACGAAGTGCGTTGTGGTTTTTGGTACAG CTTTGATTAAGGGCCCTGTATGCTCTATTATCCGTGGAATGGGCTGCGCAACCGAAACTGCCTGCGGCTTGCAGAATTTGACCATCCTGGAAAACGCACACATTGAAACCTTCTGCTCCAGTGAGAGCCCCCCTCTCAGGTCCTTCTCATCTGCTCTGACTTGTCTCTTCCTAATCAAAGCCTTGCTTTGA
- the LOC114686457 gene encoding protein RoBo-1-like isoform X1: MVCHHGDFTEALLWEQEVGTELGGSWPVGCHTLLSLSLPQWLRVAVHSNRASSLLTGLLGRIQATGHSPAEVNQGLISGSAVSAGLLASHLLCGILPYCQLLQLVRNPPSRIRRFNNLSSVRGSHHAWSSVLKSLLAVCICTHLSVSSVESYACDNRKCYNGRCESYQKCQSTKGCFFHVQELKESNNPFGSLKIKEISCSEDECTELAFSTTLGGQRTFSYDHQCCYTEQCNTMSKRDDSFPSSQPQPNGVECPACYSEDGKCEPVPLKCTGLETKCVVVFGTALIKGPVCSIIRGMGCATETACGLQNLTILENAHIETFCSSESPPLRSFSSALTCLFLIKALL; encoded by the exons ATGGTTTGTCATCATGGAGATTTCACTGAGGCCTTGCTCTGGGAGCAGGAAGTTGGCACAGAATTGGGTGGTTCCTGGCCAGTGGGGTGCCACACTTTGCTCTCACTGTCACTACCACAGTGGCTTCGGGTTGCTGTTCATAGCAACAGAGCGAGCTCACTTCTGACTGGCCTGCTGGGTAGAATCCAGGCCACTGGCCACAGCCCAGCTGAGGTTAATCAAGGTCTCATCTCAGGCTCTGCAGTCTCTGCTGGTCTCTTGGCCTCACATCTTCTTTGTGGGATCCTTCCTTATTGCCAGCTCCTTCAGCTGGTCAGGAATCCACCGTCCAGGATTAGAAGGTTTAACAATCTGAGCAG TGTTCGTgggagtcaccatgcctggtcctCAGTTCTGAAGAGTCTCCTTGCCGTCTGCATCTGCACTCACTTGTCTGTCAGCTCTGTGG aGAGTTATGCTTGTGATAACAGAAAATGCTATAATGGGAGATGCGAATCTTATCAAAAATGTCAATCCACTAAAGGCTGCTTCTTCCATGTGCAGGAATTAAAAGAATCAA ATAATCCATTCGGAAGCCTAAAGATTAAGGAGATTAGCTGTTCTGAAGATGAGTGTACTGAACTAGCATTCTCAACAACACTGGGGGGCCAGCGGACGTTTAGCTACGACCACCAATGCTGCTACACTGAGCAGTGCAACACAATGTCCAAACGTGATG ATTCTTTTCCATCTTCCCAACCCCAACCCAATGGTGTGGAATGTCCTGCCTGTTACAGTGAGGACGGGAAGTGTGAGCCGGTTCCCCTGAAGTGCACAGGGTTAGAGACGAAGTGCGTTGTGGTTTTTGGTACAG CTTTGATTAAGGGCCCTGTATGCTCTATTATCCGTGGAATGGGCTGCGCAACCGAAACTGCCTGCGGCTTGCAGAATTTGACCATCCTGGAAAACGCACACATTGAAACCTTCTGCTCCAGTGAGAGCCCCCCTCTCAGGTCCTTCTCATCTGCTCTGACTTGTCTCTTCCTAATCAAAGCCTTGCTTTGA